A window of Onychostoma macrolepis isolate SWU-2019 chromosome 01, ASM1243209v1, whole genome shotgun sequence contains these coding sequences:
- the nxnl1 gene encoding nucleoredoxin-like protein 1, with amino-acid sequence MVDLFLGKVLVKNNKDRDELDTEREIILRLQNRILMLFFGSGECDKCQEFAPTLKDFFKKLTDEFYVERSAQLVLLYISLDDSEEQQEKFLKELPKRCLFLTYEDPYRQELSMMFEVQDLPRVVVLRPDCSVLTADAVAEICKLGPDCYRNWQEGAELIDRNFMMNEEFDEGKMRSMTDPIRRVKYKVEDKKKKKKKKKKKKDGVSVEEEEDEDGDEDGNDGGGGWG; translated from the exons ATGGTGGACCTGTTTCTGGGGAAGGTTCTGGTGAAGAACAATAAAGACAGAGACGAGCTGGACACGGAGCGCGAGATCATCCTGCGGCTCCAGAACCGCATCCTCATGCTGTTCTTCGGCTCCGGCGAGTGCGACAAGTGCCAGGAGTTTGCACCAACGCTCAAAGACTTCTTCAAGAAGCTCACGGATGAGTTTTACGTGGAGCGATCGGCTCAGCTGGTCCTGCTGTACATCTCGCTGGACGACTCCGAGGAGCAGCAGGAGAAGTTCTTGAAGGAGCTGCCCAAACGCTGCCTGTTCCTGACCTATGAGGACCCCTACAGGCA GGAGCTGAGCATGATGTTCGAAGTGCAGGATCTGCCCAGGGTGGTGGTTTTGCGTCCGGACTGCTCTGTTCTCACAGCTGACGCCGTGGCGGAAATCTGTAAACTGGGGCCGGACTGCTACCGCAACTGGCAGGAAGGGGCGGAGCTTATCGACAGGAACTTCATGATGAACGAGGAGTTTGACGAGGGCAAAATGCGCAGCATGACCGACCCCATCCGACGAGTCAAATACAAGGTGGAggacaagaagaagaagaagaaaaaaaagaaaaagaagaaggaTGGGGTGAGtgtggaggaggaagaggacgaGGATGGAGATGAAGATGGAAATGATGGAGGAGGAGGTTGGGGCTGA